DNA sequence from the Desmodus rotundus isolate HL8 chromosome 4, HLdesRot8A.1, whole genome shotgun sequence genome:
aagaaacattactcccttgcctcctgcatgtgctcTGACCCTGGATGgaacacctggccagggcaaaactgAGTCACTTTAAAATAGAGTtggagctgccatcccagagaAACTTGCTTTGCAAGTGTACTCCTCAAACCCTTGGAATGTTAAAACTGGGTAAAATAACCTTTAGACTGGGCCCAAAGCAACACAGAATCCTAAACAACTatttgcaaagataacaagaaagcagataaTACAGCTATgactatttgggtttctgcctgggTCAGTCTTTCCAGACTGCCTATTTGTttggatctcaaataaatgcttgctgcCTCTCTCTCATGTTGGTCTTTTATTTTAGGTTAACAGGGACAAAAGAATTGGGGCCAATGATGCAACCCCACACTCAACTCTGTATTGCCCCAAACTGAACTCATCTCTGGACTTACCTtcctgttttgctttatttctggtCTTAGTTAATGATACCACTCTAGGCCTGGTCACCCAAGCCAGAAACCTAAGAAGTATTCTAGAATCATCTCTTACCCCTCTTCCTGTATTCAGTATTTATGTTGTAAATGGCTTTCTAATCTCTCATCTTCTGTAGCCTGTTACCCTTACTATTCTGGTTTAGGCTGTCATATCTTcttgagaagaaagggaggaaatagTCTCTTACTTGTCTCCAATTTAGCTGCCTTCAAACCCACCCTTTATGTTGCAGCTGGAATACTCTACTTGAAATACAGGTATCATTTCTGCTCAGTGGCTTCGCATTCATTGCCTCTAGAGGATGCCTGCTGCTACCAAAATTCACTGGCCTCATCTGCTCTTTCCTGTCTTTTGCTTTACTCTTTAGTTCAAGAGTCAGCAAAATATGGCCAGTGGGTTTTTTGTATGGTTCTTGAGTTAAGAatggtttcatatttttaaatgattagaaaaaataaaaagaatggtgttttgtgacacatgaaaattatgaaatttaaaccagtttttataaacaaagttttgttggaacacaaCTATATTCATGCATTTTTACATGTGGCTGCTTTTACATTGCAACAGCAAAGTCGACTCCTTGAGACAAGAGAccataaaatatttgctatctggtccttcacagaaaaagtttgccaccCTCTGCTCTGGTCAGGTAGAACTTGTAAGAGCTGCTTTTTATACCATTCTATTTCATGCCTCAGTACTTTTATGTTGTTTCTTTGCCTGgctatctctattttttaaataatagctttattgagatataatttacatattttacaatttactcacttaaagtatacaattcagtggtttgtagtgtattcacagagttgtgctaCCATTGTcaagtcaattttagaacattttcattactttcCAAACAATCCCAtgctcattagcagtcactcctcatttctttaatcccctcccctcaggtCTAGACAACCACTAAATCTGTTTTCATCTCTACAGATTTGCCCATTCttgatttttcatataaatggaatcatacaatatgtggtgttttatgactggcatctttcacttaacataatatttttaagggTTATACATGTTGTATCAgatatcagtatttcattccttttcattgctgattAATCTACCTTTGTTTGGATATAACACATTTTATGTATCAATTGGTGAAGAGATGATGGACatctggtttgtttttaatttttgactatAATGAGTAGtgctgttataaacatttgtgtacaagtttttgtgtggcatgctttttcatttctcttgggtgtatacTTGGGCTAATTCTTTTTTATCCTTCAAGAGTTGACTTTGGGTCATGTCTTCTAGATCTGTTTCCTAGCCTCCTAGCTAGATGAAATGTTCGTTCCCTACAGTTTAACACTGGTATGTTGAAATGATCTGTTTGCATGTTTATTCCTCTTAAGTTTCTGGAGAGCAGCATCAATGCCTTATTTGACTTTGTACTGACTGCAAAGAGTACAACAGTtcacttaatatttgttgaactagAAAAACTGTAAAGCACTGTATGCTTTTGAGTGAAAATAAACtttatcttttgttattttttctgtcttaggtacatgggctttttttttttttttttttagtttcttggaATACGTATTGAGATAACTGATCTTGAATTTATCTTTTTCCAAGgtctgaaaagaaaacaaaaaaaggtacCAAAGAAAAAGCATCAGATGAAAAAATTGAtgagatagaaaaaataaagtcatatccCTTTATGGAAGGTGAACCTGAGGATGATGTCTACTTAAAACGCTTGTATCCAAGGCAGATATACGAAGTGGAGAAAGctattcatttacttaaaaaatttcaaattctgGACTTTACGAATCCAGCACAAGGAGTTTATCTTGATTTGACACTGGATATGGCACTGCGGAAGAAGGTATATGAACTcaattaaaatgaattcatttgtGAACAGTGGCTGTATAAATTGccattccttaattttttttaaaacttgccttctgtaataaattttagaaaaacgTTTGCCCTTTCTGTACATTAGCgtgaaaaatgtttgttttttaactttacgAATATAAAACAGAATGTTAAGCATACTCTGCATAGTTGATGACATACTGTATATCTCCTATTTAGCAGAAAATCATTGGCATAGATTTCAACAACAGTAGTCTTAAAATTAATTGAGGTATTACTGTAACTTTGAAAAATTACTTAAGCTGGATGTCATGTTCCTGCTCTGTAAGGGAGGGTTTTGGATTAGCTCATTGGCCTTCAGAGATTTCCTTAGAGTTTGCATGGGTGGGTTGCTAAACCCTCTCTTCTTCAATCAGAACCTCCAGTTTGTTTATATATTGCAGTTCCATGGAATACTTTTGTTTATAAAACTCTAAACGTAGGAAAAACACTAGATTAGAATTGATGTCCATTATAGCTCTAAATTTTGCAAGTTTCtcatttaagaaattaattttcttggaaatgatatttaaatttttattcccaGCGTATCTTTTTTGGTCAAGCTCAAAGGTGTACGTTTTTGAACAAGTGAACAGCCTCAACAATAACAACAGTCACTGAGcttgtgggaggaggcagcatCTAAGTGCTTaggagcatgggctctggagtcagactccAGCACAGGCTGGCCTCCTGCCGTCACCACATATTTCCTGTTGGAGCTTGGGCTTCTGGTATAACCTCTTCAAAgctcagttttttcatctctttaaaaaaggagataaaatgcTTAGTTCAAAGGGTTATAGCAAAAATAGAAcgagataatgcatataaaggACTTGGTAGGTGTTTAATAATAACAATCAACATTTACTGGAATTTGTTAGGTACCAGCCACAATACTGAATGCTTTGcatgcattttcttatttaccCCCATAGTAATCTCAGAAGAAGCAGCTGAAACACaaaaagtaatttgttcaagCCACAGAGTAGGTGGTAGAGTTAGGATTTGAACCAGTCTGTCttgtttcttagtttttattaGAAACAGTTTATACTAGCTttgttataattttgttttataccACAGTATTACTGTTagtttatttcagaaatgtgGTGTTCAAGATGATCACTTTCTCAGTGAACTGTTAATATGTTTCATAAAGATGTCTTGTAGGACTACAAGTTTCATTTCATCAATGGAAGCCACTTAAAACTGGACACATTGAAAGGGTACTGTTGTCTTCCTAAGCCATTTTTTGTTCTTGATAGACTGCTTGTACAACAAGCCAGTATTCCCCAGGGGATGCTATTATTATGattgttttccattaaaaatttacTGAAACGAGTTGTGACATGTTAATGGCAAAGGAATGCCAGTGAATAAAATTGAGTTGCATGTCTAATAGAATGTGTACTTAAGAGTTTGTGCTTCTTGTCTGAAAAGAAATCCTCAGGAGGTTTTTCCTACtcaaagtaaactaaaaatgcaatttttcagttttaattagGAAAGAaccctgtttctctttttttctagacCTTAAGACTACACCAAAACTACAGACCTAGAACTTGTTTCCATGTGAAGTTTCCCTAACAGGTCTAAGGCACAGGCCTAGACAGGTCCTTTACCAAGTGACTGAACAAATTAGTTGTGAGGCCCTCGAATCTCCACCCATATTAGGGTGCCTCAACTGCTTACCACTGTTTACTTTAGATTTTCCAATTCTTTTCCTAAATATATCTGAAAGTATAGGTGGGTTAGGTTGTTTCAAAATAGACCCACTTGGAAGAGCCTTGTAGGGTTGGCATTCTGTGTTAGATTTAGGGTTAATATCACTGGGTTGTTTAGAACCAATGCTGGAGATTAGGGGTGACCCACTGAGCTCATCAGCTGGATATTGTCATATTCAGCATGTATAGTTACATTCGTGTCCTCCTCCTTGATAATGTAAAAAgatggcattttctttctttctttcttctttctttttgattttagagagagaagaagcatgagagagaaacattgaattgttgtcccacttatctatgcattcattggttgattcctgtatgtgtcctgactggggatcaaatctgcaaccttggcgtgttgggacaatgctccaaccaactgagctacctggccagggctaaatgttcttttaaatttaattcaatgtGGCAAACATTTATTGCCATCCATGTGGAAAGCCGTGTACTAGGTGCTGGGGAAGATATGGATATGCAAACACATCTCTTAGTATATGAGAGACTGATGAATGATGTGGAGATAGAAGCTAGGTACCATGGAGTATGGcactgggaagagagagagaggttttcgTCATGGCTTCTTACAAAAAAATAGAATCTCTTTTGTCTTAAATTATAATCAGTGAATAGTTCTGGATTGATGAGAGGATATGTAGtagaattaaaacattaaatacaaaatatgtcAGTTTTCTTTATAGATGTGAGAGATacagaaaagatgaataaatttttcataatcatttttccattgttttccatTGTTGTGTATTTAGAAAAAAGTGGAGCCGTTTGCCAGTGTTCTTAGGTTGCCGTACCCATTCGTTtcagaaatcaataaagttgCTGTATTTACAGGGGTGAGTAATCTTTATCAgtgttttatgtcatttaatttaatgtaacaCATCAATCAATGATTAGAATAACTGAATGAGTAGAGTTGCAGAGAGTTCTAGCATTCACCTAGtcttattttccccctttgaagTTCAAAGCAGTAAGCCGACTCATTTGAGGTTATGTCATTAGTGTGAGAAAAAGCTAAACTAGAACATTACCTTCATTATTATTAGTCTACAACGTTATGTTTCTcacaagaaacagaagaaaagtaTAGAATTTATCCTACTAGCTCGTGCTTCCTACTCAAACTCCTCAggcaacaataaaattattttaaagcaatggAGGACCCACATAATGCTGTGAAGACATGGAaaccacacttttaaaaatatctagtcTGGAAAGTGAAGAAAGTCAGTGCGTAACAAATATAGTAACAACAGCCTTTTGTCAATCTTTTTACAtgataaacatttgttttcaatGTGTTTATGATCTTGCTTTGTAAAGTGTTTTGATTCTTCTTCATCTGTCTcattttcaagaaagaaattctttttttccagaaGAGTGGAGCATATGGCTGTTAGAATGCCACAAAACTTTAGTAACTAAGGCTGTGATACATTTCACAGTAAAACCAAGTGATATAAATGAACATGgagaaaaaataactaatattgtataactttttttgaattttcagaCAACAGGCTAAATTTTGGTTCTATcacttattaaattaaaaaaacttttcctcTTCTATATTGGTTTATAAAATGTCTCCATTTAAGTTAGCAAAACTaagtatttttaatcttttactttTTGAAGATGATGTATTTATGGCATTGGAGACTTAGGTTGAACCACTTGGTAGGTTCCTAATGCCTTATTTTTTTGTACTTGCTCATGTTACAAGAAATACCTCAATCACCAACAAACTAATATTTCTGATGCATCTCATTGAAAATTGACAAATTTTCAATTCACAGTAAAAgccacaatttttatttttaactgatacTATTTCCGACAAAATACTTGAAAGTTGAGTGAATTTGTTTAAAGATTGTTTTTCAAACTATTGTATTTTGGTAGAGTGCATCAGAGATTAAAATAGCAGAAGAAAATGGAGCTGCATTTGCAGGAGGGGCTGATCTCATTCAGAAGGTACAGTGTTATTCTCACATTCATTGGTTACAGAAATTATTCTGTTATCTTTgctatccatttatttattacatgtgGAACATAGCCactatattcatatattttgataAATGGTTAGTAGGACTTTATAGAACAGGGAAATATTTCCTGTTCTTTGAGTTTCAAAATCAAGCTAAGAAAAAACTGTCCAGACATTCTGATATGAATTATGCTTGACTTATATCATGATTGTTATTTGTCTTGCTTCCTGTGTGTTTTGTGAGAGTTTTGAGGGTAGACTGGAAAGGGCAGTATGACTCTTCATGGTCTCCAAtgtgaggtttaaatgaaatCCGAAAGGTAGCACACATAGATATCTCCATTCATGTTTTGAAAATCAAatgtttgttttgcctttttttggaGTGAAAAGTGTGATTAATTTTACTAGATCACAAAGGATAGTATCTGATCTCTATAATGTGGTATTTTGGGTTACTCTTAACTTTCAacaccccacccctcagcctctTCCCTTCAGTTCAGAGTGACATAGGCTCAGCATGGAGGCAACAAATGATTATGTAACCTGCCTTGagacaataacaaaaaatttgtGGAGCCTGTTCAAAACAGgactttcttctttaaaaataagtaggaAGAATAGGCATGTCTGTTGAATGTTGGGAGTTATTTCTGCAAATACAAATGATTTTCCTTAACATTGTCTAAAATCTTTTCCAGATTTAATCATTTAGGTTTTagaatgcttttctttttgttttcagaacAGGAAACAGTGATTTGAAAATTTGCCTTTTGTCCCACATTCAGATTTTGATCAGGGGAAGTTTAAACTGGAACCCTCCTTTGGGATGTATAATAGTGCTTGTAGTTtgtttttcatcctttcttttttaaaaagattttatttatttttagatggaggggaagggagggagaaagagagggagagaaacatcaatgtgtggttgcatctcacggcaccccctactgggaacctgacctgcaacctaggcatgtgccctgactgggaattgaaccagtcacCCTTcgttttgcaggctggtgctcagtccactgagccacatcagccagggctgtagtgttttttgtttttttttctatcccaGTAAAACTATATTTGGTGTGGGTTCTGGATTTTTAAGAAAGTCTCCAGATTGATTTTTCAGAACAGAACTAACGGGAAATATGAAGAGATTATGCTTTCATACAGACTTCAGGTCAACAATAGCAGTTTTCAGTTCTTACTGATGTatcatgaattttaatttaataaaattattaaaaataataccacaGATTCTTCAGAGATTGAGAGTAGAGGTTGGTCTCTGGAGTCAGAGAACTATTCTTACTAAGCTTGTGTACTACCTTTCATCTGTTTTCTTCCTGCAAGCATAAGAATATCTTACAGAACTGTCATAGCAATAATGGAGTTTCAATAGTTACCTCCATTCTTTAAATGTTAAGAAGTTAACTTCTCAAGAAAGTAATGGTAAGAGAGCAGGAAGTGTTGTGTCACATTAAgttaattaaaacatatttgaaaaagtaaCCCAATAAGGAAACccagtatattttgaaattttttgataaataaaatattatagggACAGAATTTCTCTTTCAGTACCCCAACGGTGATCTATTATTAGAGGGGAAAATGTCATCTATATAAAGTATCATAACCAGTACAGTTTTGCATGTTACCCTCCTGGCATCTTTTAAAGTGCAGCCATGGTATTTTTAGAAGGTATTCAGGTATAGAAGTAAATTCagtacagggtttttttttttaattttaatttttgattgttattcaattacagttgtgtggcttttctccccatccctccaccccaccccagccaaccccacctccctcccctgcctccaccctcccccttgattttgtccatgtgtccttcatagtagttcctgtaatcccctctcctcactgtcccctccccactcacccctgtccgttgttagattgttcttaacttcaatgtctctggttatattttgtttccttttttttttccctatttattatgttccagttaaaggtgagaaaaaatatggaacgcttcacgaatttgcgtgtcatccttgcgcaggggccgtgctaatcttctctgtatcgttccaattttagtatatgtgctgccgaagcgagcacttCAGTACAGTTTTATAAGTAGTTTCTTGTTTGCAATTTTTGTTAACACATTCTTGTATTTTTTGACTAGttcaaatactatttttcatagtgtttCTAATAGGTGAATGTAGAGTAAATTTACTGAACTTTTACTTGTTTCTTAGGTAAGACcttaatttatttacaaaatttactttcctttttgaaatatCACAAGTATGCTTGGTTgtggggaaatttaaaaataattttgtttttacttgtctCTAAAGCCTAATTTCACTCTAATTTTGTATTCTATGATGTAATATTAAGGTCAACTATAGCGTAACTTTCAAacgtaattttaaatttaatttaattcaaagaAACATGTTTTAGAATTAGTATTGGAAGGCCTTAGAGTAGAAATTTCACATATTGTTCTTTGACATTTCAAAATTGTGTCTGGCTTCATAGTTCCAGCAATGACAGCCCTGGTTCTGGAACCATACAGCCTGAGTTTAAGTTCCCTGTCTGCCCCTTGAATGCACAGGTTGACTCATCCTCCCTAAGccttcaatttccttatctggaaTGTGTGGTCAGTGATAGTACTTGCCTTGTAGGGTTATTGTCAAGACTGGATGAGTTAAATTATGTTAAACATTTAGCCAAATGCTTGGCATATGATAAGTGCTTGTTTAATGTAAGTTGTTATTAAGAGGAACACAGAATGTTATTTAGAgaataaagaatttatataaaaagaacagTAACAGGAGGATAACATTTCAGAGTCATAGGTTAGTTTTGCCAGAGTTCAAGTCTTTAAGGTTCACTGTAATCCCAAACCATGGTTTGAATGGCATATGATGGTAGGATTTCAAGGAAAAAGAATCATTGATAaattacagggtctggcacaaataatgcccctttttaattacataaaaatcttttattactaaatcataagcatgtaattctagaACATAACAATATCGTACtcgagcacaccatatgacatttcaggtgaaatgttaaaattgctgtccatctcctGTGAGATattcatgtaccctaccaaccacgctcAATGGCAGTACTTCCGCTGGCCCCTGTATTTTTTGCCTACTCAGTGTTGTTCTAAAAGTTGCTTCATCTTACAAtcaactaaatttttaaatggaatattataGTAGTATAATAATTATTATGGGTGCCTgcctaaattaaattaaaatgccttTCAAAATTGATATTATTTGTTCTTAAAATGGAATTAGGGTATGGAAAATAAACTGTAAATGAGCTTGTCTTTGACAGTCCCactctttatttttagttattggAAGCAAAGAGAATTTTAATTCCAATTCTTTGCGAAAATAATTACAGATTCAGTTCTCCTGATGCTCTAACTTTAGGAAGGGAGTGCAGTTGCTAGTGATTTGGCAGCTGGTGGTTATTGATGTTACATGTGATCTGCTGCGAAGTTTTCAGCATGTTTTTTCGATTTCAATGGACATACAAATTCAGCTTTGGGATATTACAAGCCAAATACACACGAGTGCTATGTGCTAGCTTCTTAACACGTTTACCGAACATAACCTCATGAAAGAATTgaacttattaaatatatatatctaagATGGAtgtgtctctttttaaaagaaaggtcataaaatattttgcttctaATGTTTTTCATAATTGGTAAATGTATTCATATGATCCTTATGTTTGAAGAAAAAAGTTGTGCTTAATGtctgttttctaaattataaGGGAAATTATTGCACTATACTTTATTTTCAGAAGGATaaagtttttcttaaaatctAAGGTTATCTGTTTTTTCCTGATGTTTAGATTTTGGATGATGAAATTCAATCAGACTTTTATGTAGCTGTTCCAGAAATAATGCCCCAGCTTAATcctttaaagaagaaactgaacaaAAGATTTCCAAAGCTTACTCGAAGTAAGGgagaattctttttattctttttattatttcaatatgcTATCAGCAACTTTCTAATATATGTTTagttagaaaacaaaattgttaATATATGtgtagaataaaaaatatgtccTGGTATTTGAGTTTTGTGTTCTGTAAGAACAtgcagatttcatttttttctctttggcattGGTATTGGTCATCTATTATAATTTGAAAACCTAATTACTGTGTAGTACTTTAAACTTAAGTCACGTTCTAGCTTGAAATTAATTGAATGTATGACCTACTAGGTATGTTACCGTCGTACTGATTTTTACCTCTTTATCAATATAATATGTATGCTAATTTACATCAGCATTCACCATATGTGTCAATGCTGATGTGCATGGTTctgcagatttttttcccttatggATATTTCTCCCTTACAAAATCTAGTAAGAGAGATAAGGTTGCTACCTAAATAGCCATGTTAGAATGTATGAAGTATTAAATGATAAGTTCATGATGTACTGCAGGTGTTCAGTAGAAGAAGAATTTATACATAGGTGGGGAAATTAGAGGAGGCATCATTAAAGGGGTGACATTTAAACTGACCTTGATAATTGGATGAGTAGATTAAGGGGAATAATATTTTAGGTAGAATCTATTAATCATAGACACTGAAGCAAGTCAGAAGTTATAGTCCATGTACAAGAAATATCAGTAGTTCTCTTTGGTTATATTGAAAGGTACGTCTATctcaataagaaagaaaataatgggaaATTGTGTTGGAAAGGTAGATCGGTGTCCTTTTCAGAAGGAACTGAAGAATCTGGAATAAAATCCTAATAAGCTTGGACTTCTTTTCTGTATTCAGCAGAAATCCCCTAGAAGTTTTTAAGGTGGGGAGTTCTTTAGAAGTTTAATCTAGGAAGAGTTCATAAGATATGTAGACATCAATCAAAACTAGAAGCCGGGAGACCAGTTCGGGTGCAATTACCAGAGACTAATATGGGTAATATTTAAAGTAAAGTCTTCATAATGAGACTGAAATGAAGAGAGCAGATGTCAAAGGTGTTAGGACTTCACACTGAGTAGTTAGGAATGGACAGgctgagagacagaaaggggagtCAAATGAAGCTTAGGGTTTTTTTGGTGGTTCTGATATGTTATAAATAGgtgttatttcaaataaaattttttagtgtaaacagaacaaatatttttaaattgttttagtaTATTGGGCCTCACATTTCAACTCAACTTGAGCTATAAAATTCTGCTAAATTTTTTCATACGTGGTAGCCACTAATACCAGCCTGAATTATAGATTACGTTCTGTACTTCAAGCAGTTTCTTATGTTCTCTCCAATTCTTTTGTTGTAAcagagttttatttgtttatttttgatagCCTGCATTGAATACCACATCTTTATTAAATATTGGGCTGAGGTTTGGCACTTTTTATTAGGGATTTCCATTACAATGTCTGTATTACAAACATTGATTTCCATTACAGTGTTTGTTGTCATGGAATCAGACTTAATATTCTTTTCCAAGACAGACCTGAAgttgaacattattttaaaaattaaacatgaattaCCATtcaatttgttgaaaatatttttcataattttttctaattaaattcaAGCCTAACAAAACCAAACAGTACTAAATATAGTCAATTAAAACTGAAACTTATAATATACTGAATATATTCAGCTAGCTCCTTACTTTTCCCAGTGAACTGGTTTCTCACAGAAGTTAGTCTTCTCTGCTCCTGTATCCATTCTCTGAATAACACTTTAGGCCTTTATGTTTTTAGccttgaaggttttttttttaaaggatcattttttatcacaaaatttgGCACTGTTGTTTTTAGTCTTAAAGGTTTTCAAAAAACTTCATATCAAATAAGAAAAGTTTCCCttcaaaatgcttatttttattaatgggctttatttttactttcataatGAATCATGGTTTCTGTTCACCAGGGTCGAGTTACCTGCGGATATCCCCCCCACCCACTCCATTTGCTTAACAAAGCATCTTGAAAAAACTGACAGACTTTTCTCctccaactttttcttttcacCCCCACATTTTCTGTTTAACAGCACTGGCAAAACATTCGTGTTCTTTAAACATGAAGACAAATGATTAACCTGTCACAAATGTTAAAACAGAATACACCAGATGTGCATTAGAACAAAGGAAGCTTGCATTATGCATTTTCAGAGCTTGTTCAGATTCTTGTTTGGGAACAGTTGATTCCCCTTGTATCCAACAAAAGACTTTAGGGTAAAATAGAAATTACATTTTGAGCAAAtggatgaaattaaaaaacaaacaagcccctACAGCTAAGCTCATTAGTTCCCCATTTTGTCCTCCATTTCGCTTTACTAATGGGAGTGGGTGTAACCATCTTGGCTGGAATGAATGTTCATATTTTGCATCATGTTTAatgcagctttatttattttattttttattttaattgcttatgTAACTGTAGTCAAGTtgtctatttttcaaatgtaCTTTTGGCTTGTTttctaagtatttcttttttatttcagaaaaaaagacatttaaaacttGCTGGTTAAAATTTCTTGTTAGAAAatgggttttattttgcttgtaaaCTAGcttccttccccccaacccccacaataTAAGTGCcctctgaaattttttt
Encoded proteins:
- the MRPL1 gene encoding large ribosomal subunit protein uL1m isoform X1; the encoded protein is MAAPVRCLGRVLTHQRHSISKMVYQTPLHPCSACIQVPNRHFAAARKSEKKTKKGTKEKASDEKIDEIEKIKSYPFMEGEPEDDVYLKRLYPRQIYEVEKAIHLLKKFQILDFTNPAQGVYLDLTLDMALRKKKKVEPFASVLRLPYPFVSEINKVAVFTGSASEIKIAEENGAAFAGGADLIQKILDDEIQSDFYVAVPEIMPQLNPLKKKLNKRFPKLTRNSIGRDIPKMLELFKTGHEIKVDEERENFLKTKIATLNMSSDEIAANLQAVINEVCRHRPLDLGPFVVRAFLRSSTSEGLLLKIEPLLPKEVETKESYKEAPETVAV
- the MRPL1 gene encoding large ribosomal subunit protein uL1m isoform X3, with product MAAPVRCLGRVLTHQRHSISKMVYQTPLHPCSACIQVPNRHFAAARKSEKKTKKGTKEKASDEKIDEIEKIKSYPFMEGEPEDDVYLKRLYPRQIYEVEKAIHLLKKFQILDFTNPAQGVYLDLTLDMALRKKKKVEPFASVLRLPYPFVSEINKVAVFTGSASEIKIAEENGAAFAGGADLIQKILDDEIQSDFYVAVPEIMPQLNPLKKKLNKRFPKLTRNSIGRDIPKMLELFKTGHEIKVDEERENFLKTKIATTVEAATLVYLGNTPTNSATHPESQLNYLKEEGMD
- the MRPL1 gene encoding large ribosomal subunit protein uL1m isoform X2 → MVYQTPLHPCSACIQVPNRHFAAARKSEKKTKKGTKEKASDEKIDEIEKIKSYPFMEGEPEDDVYLKRLYPRQIYEVEKAIHLLKKFQILDFTNPAQGVYLDLTLDMALRKKKKVEPFASVLRLPYPFVSEINKVAVFTGSASEIKIAEENGAAFAGGADLIQKILDDEIQSDFYVAVPEIMPQLNPLKKKLNKRFPKLTRNSIGRDIPKMLELFKTGHEIKVDEERENFLKTKIATLNMSSDEIAANLQAVINEVCRHRPLDLGPFVVRAFLRSSTSEGLLLKIEPLLPKEVETKESYKEAPETVAV